CAAGAGCAAGTAAGAGGCTGGCCTGAGGGACAAGCTCTGAAGGGGTTGGCTCCAAAATTTTCTATAAGGGGCCTCCAAAATTTGTAAGCCCatttttctctcccccgccccttgcTTTGGGGCTTGATGGATTTATTTGGTTTGGACCAAGCTTTGCCTGAACCCAGCCCTGCAGGGGCCTTTACACAGCAAAAGCAAGCAGAATTACAAACAATTTGAGCAATTAACACCCAGCATCCCCACGTTcattccaccaccaccccttaGGCGGACATGTCCGTGGTGGCGGTGCTGCGGTCCAGTTGGATGCTCAGATTGGCTTTGCTAGCAACCTTTTGGCAGTACGCGTACGTGGTTTTCTTGATCCACTCCCTAGTATTGCGATGGGGTCTGAACAACATAACGTAGCATCTCTGGAAAAACACAAAGGCCAGGCCGCTGTAGGAAGACAGCAGGATAGACACAACGGTCACCATAACAACCATTCGCTCCTTTCCCGACTCCAGAGCTGGCATCACGGAGAGCCAGACAGCAAAGAAAGTCACCATCATTAAGGAGATGCCCTGGGAGTCACTGAAAATCTTAGGCAGAGAGTGGGTTTTGATGGCAGCCGTGAGGCAGCAGAAGGCCAGGGCACAGAGATACCCCATGCTGAAGGAGAAGCCGATGCCTGTTTCATTGAAGCACTCGATGACCAGGTAGTCTGCCTTCCTGGGGTAGGAACGCCTGACCCCAGGAGAGTCAAGGAGGAGCCACAGAAAGCAGATTATGCACTGCAGAGTGGGGAGGATGCCCAGAACAATCAGATAAAGGCTTGTCTGCAGCTTTGTCGGCCTTCCCACGGGAGTGGCGAAGGCAGCCAGAATCCGGACGCATTTGGCCAGGATGCTGGCGAGGCAGAGCGTGAAGCTCACCCCGAAGGCTGGCCGGCGAAGTTTGCACTTCCAACCCGTTGGCTCCCCAACAAAGAGGAACACGCTGACAAAGGAGCCCAGCAGGCTGGCCATGTGGCAGTAAAATATGGGCCCCCCAGCAGCTTTGCCAATAGGGGTGTCTATGTGCTTCACATACAACGCCGTGACAGAAACAGTGAGGGCCATTCCCACTAACGTTAGCATGATCAGCACGACGCTGGTGGGCTCGGACCAGAACAGGTACACCACGGCCTTCTTCCAGCAGGAGGCCTGGCCCCCGTGAGACCACTCATCCTGGGGACAAGACCAGCAGCTCTCCGAGGCTGGAACGCAAAACGACAAGCTGTTGAGGAGGCATGTTTTCCATGCACGACGTAGAGGACTCTTCCAGTTCTTTATTACAATCACTGCCACTTATGCTCGCTCCCTGGGAGTCCTATGTCCCATCATCCTTCCAGCTAGAAGGAATTCTCTCTGCAAGCCGGTGGGGTAGCTCTAGAACAAAGGCCCCGAGACTTTTAAAACTAGGAGGCTCTTTAAGTCCATATTGAAACATCTAAATCAGTGGCCTGAGcttaggctgaccagacagcaagtgtgaaaaatcggtacagggggtggggggtaataggagcctatataagaaaaagccccaaatatcaggactgtccctatcaaattgggacatctggtcaccctacctgagcTACTGAAAACTGCTGAGCCCCCAGCCACTCCCATTCGCCTCAGTTGCACCAAGACAATTGTGCAGTGCAGTGAGTGAAAAGCAGCCTTCCAGACCCCCAGAAAGGAGCAACTTGTATCCTGGAGCATGAGATCTGATCATCTGCACCTGCCAGTGTTTAGAATGGCTGTAGAATTACCCAGCCCTTTCACAAGCTAGCCAGCTTCTCGGCATCTGGCAGGGCTCCAGGTTGTTCCTCAACTCAGGTGGGTGCCCACTGGGCCAGCGAGATAGACTCACCTGATCCGTTGCTGTATGTCCCAGGGCTGCAAACCTCACATGCATAACAGCAGTGCTGAGGCAAATCCGGGTGTAGCTTTTGCACTTCCCCTTGGCCACAGCCTCGGGAACAATGAGAGGGCAGGATCTGCAATTCAAACACAGACAGGGTTGTGGGCAAAGGCTACTGGGAAACAACAGAGAGGCCTATTGCCGTCTTGATGCAGGAGGATTTTCATTGACAGTATCAGGAACTGTACATCCAAACCCACCAGCCCCTCTGGGGAACAGTTACCCCTTAGCCCGTCCAAGGGAGAGGTGGGAGCAACTGCCAGAAATGGGTCGGCATCAGGAATCAGGGTGTGCGGCGGAGCCAGTCTCCAGGCAGCCAGACGAGCGCAGCTGGCCTGTAGCAGGCTGCCTGATTGGTAAGAAGAGGCAGCAGACTGGCTCTTAAGCTCAGCAGCAGTTTggcagctgctcaaagcatttgcccccAGCTGAGAATGTGTGTATGCttgttccctgccctgccccagtccagctCCTGCTCCGGACCCAGCCTTGTCTCCCGGAtccaccctctccctgccccaggccccctcaCAGGGCTATATACCCAGCCGCTTGATGCTGCCCAGCTGAGTCAGACAATTTCCCACACTTGTCTGCCTGGCTCCTACAagtttcctcctccccctcactccccctgtcTGAGTGGGACCTCCCAGGAGAAGGCCCAGTTCCAGTCTCTGGATCCAGCGCAGGTCTCCTACCTCCCATGTTTGCGCTCTGCGTGGAGGGAGCTGGGAGAGTGGGAGGCAGGATGGACGGGTTCCATCGCAGGCCCTGTCACTTTGGTGAAGTCACTTGAAACTCTCTGGGCTGTaagtttccctgtctgtgaaaGGTGGGTGAGGACCCTGACCCTCTCTTTGTGAGGAACATTGAAATCCTTCTACGAAAGGCTCACACAGTGGCCTTTATTGTCACAGGTGTGAGAGCGGCTTCACTCACCCAGatggctcccccgccccccaggcccaCAGTCCTTGCCACAGGGTCGTAGCTGTCGGAGGCCGCTCTCTGCACGTCTACGTCCAGCTGGGGGAGCTTCACTTCTCCGTCATCAGTGACGTTCCAGTAGAAGACCTCAAAGGGGTTTGGATTgatgggcaggaggggggaataGTGGTCGATGAGAAACTGCTCCAACTGAAAGAGACAGAAGTGAGAGCAGCTTGGACACCAGCTGCGCAAACCAAACAGAGCCAGAAGACACATCTGTGTGAACCAAAGATGCTACTGCAAGCAGAGGGAAACCTGCTGGTTTGCTGCTCCTGCTAGTATTAGGGGATGTAAAGAATCAATGATCTTGAAGCATGGGCGTGGCCATTTAATTCCAGTGGCATCTCTGAGACTGCTCTGGTTGAAATACAGTCACAGCAGCCCAATTCGCTGGACATTCTTGTTTACCACATTCGCAAATCTGACCCAATTAGTTTTACTGGGTTAGATTTATAACAAGCAGCAGCATCTGCAGTTTAGCACAGATGCTGCCATGGGGCTCAGAATCGGTGCTCTCAGTTGGCTGTTCCATGGCGTGGCTAAGGAACCAATTGTTAAAGGTTGTTTTGCAGTGTGAAATGGTACCtgttctccactgaagtcagagctgTTCTGTGGCTGGGATGGCGGGTAGTTCCGAGATCGTTCTTCTAGTGCTCTCGCTAGCTTTTGCGTGAACAAATCCATGATGAAGATGACATCCAGATAGGCTAAGCGGTCCAGGCACAAATTGCACATGTTAATAACTGGAGCTCCAAGGCAAATGTCTTCCTCATGGTAGCTTAAACGTGCAGCACTGGTGTTGACTGGCACAGGGTTATTGAAGTTCCTGCAGGGGTGCTCTGAGCTGGGGTTGGCTGTGCACTGGTGACACACCTTGCGGAACAGATACCCGACGGTTGCATTTGCAGATCGGTGTGTATTCGTGTCCAGCAAATAGTCAAGAAACCCAGGAACCAGGCGAGGCCTCTGGTGCAGAGACCACACTCCCCGGAAAACTTTATACTCTAACCCAGCAAGTCCAAAAGTGACCCCGTAGCAGCAGTGAATGATGTGTTTCTCCATGGTACGGttttcctcttgccctgcccttGACATGTAATACAGAGCAGATTCATCCATCACCAGTGTGACGTTTGATTTTGAGGAGGAAATCTTATCTATCAGTTTCCGACCATCAAAGACGCTCTGCTCTGTAAATTCGATGCATATCTCCCCTCGGTCGCTTTGTTCAAGGCCAGCAATGACATCCCTGAACTCTAACTCATACTGATGAATGAAGCCAACCATGTTCCACTGGAAAGCTTTCAGCAGTCCCAGGATGCTTGGCAAGGCGCCTCTGAAATTCATCTTTAGCCTGGAGTGGTGGATTCGAATCTGGGAAAGGTTAATTTCcaccttaaaataaaaaaagccttGCATCAGTCGGACACTGAATTACAGCAACGCTTCCGCTTCTCAAACTGGAGGCACCGTGTCTGGCAAGAGGGGAGAGCGAGAGGAGGCTGTGGCTACATAACCCACCATACACTGAAGGAGCCTAACCGTGGGGTATGATCCATGGCTCTGCATTGCACAGCACACTGCAGATGTGAAAAGACCCGGTCTTTCCACGCTGccatccagtgcttaatttgtaatggaagaggtgctggggctcaagaaaattttttttttaaaactttcatatGCCAAGCCCacaggtgccggggctatgaactgccaagccctggcacaaattaagcactgccacCATCAAACTTCCCACTTTTTCCTCTTAAATTTACCAGTGCTGCCCTGGAGAAGCTGAGGGCTGTCAGAGCATGCTGGGTACCGCCTTGCAGACAAAGTCTCTCTGGCTTAAAAGGGTGGGACTACAGAAATCATTAACTGGTTGATCATGGACCTCCCTTGTTCTCGGCAGAGTGGCAGAAGTTATGGTGATGGGACTTGATTGTTGTGAAGTTATGGTGATTAATGGATAGAGAGATTGTGacagagaggagcagggctgaTCCAACAGCCATAAATCTGACAAGGTTTTTAAAGACAAAGCCATCTAGAGTCACTTTCATTATTAATACTCAGGACCCCCTGACACAGGAGCACTGGGAAGTTCTTAATAGCAGTATTAGAGATGCAGAATAAACTCCGCAGAGCCTGGAGACAGGGCATTCATTTTATCCCACAGGAGAGGAAAGCTGGGGCAGACCACCGTTCCCTGCTCTCAGGTTGTAAGTAATAGAGCTGGCATGTGCTCTGTAATTAACCTCTGGTGTTTAGTGGCTGAACATTAGAACTTGAGAACTTTATTGGCGCTCTTAAACTAATTACAGTAAAATCAGCATTAACACTGTGcaagagagaagcagcagtggGTGGAAGGGACTGCGgtaggggcaggggggaaaaggagggTATCATCCCTCCCAGTATCTGCTTGGCATGCTTTCCTTCCTCTACCTGCCGTTAATTGGCAGAGGCCACCACTCACCTGCAGCACGTTAACGAAGAGCGAGCGTGCTGGCTCCGTGCCTGCGTAGAAGATAGTCACAATGGTTTGTGCTCCTTCCCTGTGAGCCCTGTCCATTTCGTCGAGGATCTTCTCAGGGCAGCCCGGGGGTTGCTCGCAGTACGTAACCAGCTTATACCCCAAGGAGCCAGCCCCATCTGGGCTGGCATGCTGCACGACAAACCTGAATGCCTGGGCAAGGATGTACAGCTGGAGACTGGGAATCAAAGCAAAACAGGCCACTGTGTAAGGCTGCGCAAAATCCATGCTGCGAGTGACCTGGCAGATTTCATGGGGCATGATTTCCACTGGTAAATACAGGCTTCCTAATACAGGACTCCTACTGATCTCTCCTTAagaagcttttctttttctttcacagggctggtgtcACTGGGTCTTAGCATCTAGCAAGTAACTTGCTTAGAGGGGAACCCTGATTCTGTACAATCTCCCCCTGCAAGGAAATTTAACATACAGTACTAGAGATGCTATAGGGCACATGTCTCTGGGACACCTTGCCCTGTATGACTGTTAATAGCTAAACCAACATGTCAAAACCAGCCAGCATGATGCCTCCAATAAGGCCACCAGAGACAGGCAAACAGAAGAGTAACAATTATATTTTAGATGCAACTTTCATGTAAATGGAGCCTATACACACAAGGGAATGTCATCATACACCATGgaaatgcagctacttctggggTGGAAAGCGATAAAGCAGCAGCCAGCTGGTACATATCACATTAGGTAGCAGGACGGGCAGGTGGCAATTTTGGCCAAGGACAGCTGGGGAACTCCTATGTATATGGAAAAACTTCACAGGTTCATTGCTATCCACACAGACTAGGCAGGATTTGGGTTTGTAAGGTCTCATCTGAAATACTCAGCATGTCTGCTTCAGCAGAACAAAGAGCCAGGTTATCCCGCAATGGGATTTGGacctgcagctccagggcacCTAGAGGTGGCAAACCAGATGGGTCGGGCCACTCCCTGGTGGCCATCGCTTAAATAGTCAAGGGTTAAAAGTCACCAGCAGAGTTCATTGACAGCTTCATtgagaggaggagagaaatcACAGAACTGGGCACTTGACTTTTCATCCCCTGCTGAATTGTCTTTCCCCAGAGCAGTTGGACAATCAGAGTTAGCCCAAAGCAGGGATCTCCCAAAACCCAGCCATGCACCTTCCCCTGACTGGAAACCCCCAGCTGGCCCATCTGCCTTAGCCCAGCTACCTGGCTTACTGTCCTCATCTTGCTTACTTCCCACTACCCCACCGCacatccccagcaaagacagggCTAGGTTAGAGAGCTCGGAGACTCCACGGCGTCTTACTCAAAACTGTCCGGCTCGGTGTCGCAGACTCTGAACAGCCCCAGCGCGTACAGGTCTCCCTCCTTCGCCACGAGGGGCTCACACTCCTCTCCAGCAGTCCGGGTGGGGGCCAGTGGCAACTGCATAATCCCCTGGGCCAGCACGGCCAGCAGCTTGCAAAGCCCTAAGAGCAGCATGTTCAGTTTCTTGCTTTCAGCCGGTGCCCAAGGGCGGCGTGCAGGGAAAGGTCATTTATGGGAGAGGAACCACAGCATTTCAATAGAGGGCAGAGCACAGGGAGAGACTGTACTCAGACAGGCGCTCCCCCCCGGCTAGGCTTTTGTACTGAACGCATCCCATCTTATTCAAAGGGCTGAAAGGTCACAGGGGCGAGGGAAGCAGGCCAAGTTCCCACCAAAAGGGGTAGGGTTAGGAACTACCGTTA
The DNA window shown above is from Natator depressus isolate rNatDep1 chromosome 12, rNatDep2.hap1, whole genome shotgun sequence and carries:
- the LOC141996794 gene encoding extracellular calcium-sensing receptor-like, which encodes MALTVSVTALYVKHIDTPIGKAAGGPIFYCHMASLLGSFVSVFLFVGEPTGWKCKLRRPAFGVSFTLCLASILAKCVRILAAFATPVGRPTKLQTSLYLIVLGILPTLQCIICFLWLLLDSPGVRRSYPRKADYLVIECFNETGIGFSFSMGYLCALAFCCLTAAIKTHSLPKIFSDSQGISLMMVTFFAVWLSVMPALESGKERMVVMVTVVSILLSSYSGLAFVFFQRCYVMLFRPHRNTREWIKKTTYAYCQKVASKANLSIQLDRSTATTDMSA
- the LOC141996904 gene encoding uncharacterized protein LOC141996904, producing the protein MLLLGLCKLLAVLAQGIMQLPLAPTRTAGEECEPLVAKEGDLYALGLFRVCDTEPDSFDLQLYILAQAFRFVVQHASPDGAGSLGYKLVTYCEQPPGCPEKILDEMDRAHREGAQTIVTIFYAGTEPARSLFVNVLQVEINLSQIRIHHSRLKMNFRGALPSILGLLKAFQWNMVGFIHQYELEFRDVIAGLEQSDRGEICIEFTEQSVFDGRKLIDKISSSKSNVTLVMDESALYYMSRAGQEENRTMEKHIIHCCYGVTFGLAGLEYKVFRGVWSLHQRPRLVPGFLDYLLDTNTHRSANATVGYLFRKVCHQCTANPSSEHPCRNFNNPVPVNTSAARLSYHEEDICLGAPVINMCNLCLDRLAYLDVIFIMDLFTQKLARALEERSRNYPPSQPQNSSDFSGEQLEQFLIDHYSPLLPINPNPFEVFYWNVTDDGEVKLPQLDVDVQRAASDSYDPVARTVGLGGGGAIWILPSHCSRGCGQGEVQKLHPDLPQHCCYACEVCSPGTYSNGSAWKT